The stretch of DNA ACTGAGACGGAAGCACCCCATTGAGCAAATAAACGCGATTGATCAGATCGGTGCGTGATAGGTATATCCAACTTTATTGACAGCTTAAGCGACGAATTCGTAAGGAATGGGGGCCAAGAATTGAGGCTCGTTGTTCTTGGCACTGACCACATGGGCACCAATGGGTTCCTTAGCCTGAAATAAGGTAAATCATGAGTTGACACGGATTCACACTGCATTGGATCTATTAGCACAATAGATCGGGTTTCATTTCACGCTTGGTGGACTCCTCAGCAAAAACTTTAACCGACTTACATGACGCTTGCAATCGGGTGCGGGCTGCTTGGCTTCCTGGGAGGNNNNNNNNNNNNNNNNNNNNNNNNNNNNNNNNNNNNGGACGATTGGTGGACTCCTCAGCAAAAACTTTAACCGACTTACATGACGCTTGCAGTCGGGTGCGGGCTGCTTGGCTTCCTTGGCGGTGCGTTTCTTGACCTCGTTTCGGGTGCGGGCTGCTTGGCTTCCTTGGCGGTGCGTTTCTTGACCTCGTTGGCCTTGACACGCTTCAAGAAGTCGGTTCGGCACTTGGAGTGGGTCACGTGCTCGATACGGATGGAGATCCTCTTGGGGAGAATGCGCCCCTTAACACGCTTGTTCACAATGATGCCGACGGCGTGCTTGGCCACATTGAAGACGCGTCCAGTTTTTCCGTGGTAAGATTTGTGGGGCATACCCTTTTGGAAGGCACCGTTGCCCTTGACGTCCACGATGTCGCCAGTTTTGTAACACTTGAGATAAGTGGACAAATGCTGCACGCCCTTGGTCTTGTAGGCCCGCGAGAACATGTCTCGCGTTCCACGACGATATCCCTTGGGATTGGTCATCTTGCTAGCTAGCTGGGGACCCGCGGCTCAATACAAAACGACAGGGGCTGAAACACAAAGGATACGATGTCAATCATCCGTCCACTAATATCCGACGATGGGATAAAAAACTCAGACCAGGGCATCAGGAACTTATCCCAAAGTCAAATCCCTATGTCAGTGTTGAGAGAAATGGTCAGCATGTccaaaatcaatgtttttctAAGAGTTTTACTAAAAGTAATAAGTGCATTTGGGGCGAAGGCCAACGGATAACAAGGAAAGAATCTCGGGCAGGGAGGGAAGGGGGGTCTACTTTAATGAACTCAACCCAATCTACCTATCATGGGACTGGCTAAGGCCACGGTAAAGGAAAGATGTGTGCCTTCCTGGTCTTTCGTCCTAGGCAAAATAACCTGGTTCCTTCGCCACACTGGGATGGGATGTGTCAGTCGGTCGCCAGTTGGTCATCGACAAAGGGCTAGAGGTTATCTGCTATCTATCTCTTCTTGGCCAGATCTCTTCCCTGTCAGAGGTCCAAATGGGTTTTCCAATCCGTCCGCATCTCGAACATCGGATGGGAGAAATCAATAACTCGAGGACTCTCGTTAGGCCCACGAGGACCTCGAGTCCTTTAGGGGACAAGAAAACCAGGCCCTACATCGGTCGACTATGGTCTCAAGGATGAAAGTAACaccaacaaattcaaagttcaTCACGATCAGGCTAGGGGGAAAGCGTATTTAGACTATGACCGGGCCTTAAAGGGAGAAATTTGGCTAATGAGGGCAAAGCCCAGACCTAGGGTTTACACTCTGGATGGCAATGGGCGTGAATGTGTACTTGATCTGGGTGAAAAAGAGCCATTTTGAAGACAAATACAAAGCCTATTTCTTACCTTCGCTGAGCTGAAGcggaaaaggaagagagaaaagcGGCTGATGAAGTCATTTGTATACAAAGGCCATGAGAAAATATTAGCAGAAATAGAAAGGGTGAAACGTTGATTTAGGAGCCATATATGGTATATCTTTaacttcaaaagcaatcaatgAATACAAAGTTGCTAGGGTTAATTGATAAAAAGATTTCGCACATTTTCTCATGGGGTTGTATGTTCTAACCGAGAATCCAAGTGACAGATGTGAAAAGgcatgatcaaaatatttcatcttgGATACAATCTCACCAAAGATAATCTCGTCGTCTGAAGTGCCCCATTGGCCCAAAATCGCTCAAATTGGACCGGATCATCTCATTCATCCTCAGCCACTATGAGGTGCTAACGCAGGTCTTCCAAACCCGCTGTCAAAGCTGGTCCATCATGGGCGATTTGGGACGAATTTGGGGGGCGAAACTCATTCCCTGTGCACGTATGGTAAGTGGGTCTGGACATGAGGTCCGACGAGCTTAgcatcaaatatcatttatttgtCCTTAACGTGAGTTTTTTGCACGTGTCACGGTTCCAttgattgtctttcatttACAATTACAAATTATTGTTCTTCATCTTCGAGCCGAGTGAGAAGATTGGTGATCCAGAGCCGGTCGCGGGTTTGTTGGTCCGTGCCACTCCAGGGCGCCGGGAGCTTCCACACATGAGTCCCGCCATGGGCGTCACCCGCCCCAATCCAACCTGGTGTCCAAGCGTTAAAGGCCAAAGAGCTGAGCGACGGTAAAGCCACCGACCGCTCTGAAGATTTGACACTCAAGGCCGCACGTGACACGGATTGCCTTAAGTCGTAAAGGAAAAGTTGGCCTTGCGACGATGTCAAGGCTAATACGGCGGGTCGAAATGGGGACCATTGAGCCCGTAGGGGGATAGTGGCCTCTGAGTGAAGGATGGCCACAGGAGCGTGGGGTTGGAGGAGACTCCATAAGCGAATCTCTCGATCCGAgcccaaggaaaaaaatagatCCCGAGCAAATGGGGAGCATCGTACCTCCAAGATTCGGCCTCGATGAGGTTGGAAGCTGACACTGACTGGATCGAGATATTCAGGACCCTCATCGGACTCTTTATCCGGTCCCTGAACGGGCAGAATGGCGGCGAGCGAACCCTGAAAGACCGCTCCGGCCTCAGTACCTAGGAGTATGATGTTCTCGTCCTCCTTATTCAGGTCCAAACATGTGATCCCTAACTCTGTTCTGGCTCTGATTTTCGCATTCAATGATCGAGGAATGTGCTCGGCCGGGATCCAAAACCGCTTGGAAGGTGTCAGAGCTTGGGTGTTCATGTCGATATTCCAGAGAATCATTTTCCCATCCAAGGCTGCGGACAATAATTGAGTGTGGCGCAAGGAGCCCTCAGCTGTGGTTGTGGCATTGATCCAATGAAGACTGGTGATTTTCTCTCGATGACCACTCATGGACGATGAATTGGCCACCAAGGGATCTTGTTCTCGAGAAACGGACCACAAATATATTTCGCCCGTGAATCCACCGGCTGCCACGTATGCTGGATCTCTCGGGTGAAATTGAACCACAGTTAGACAGGATGAGGCCGGTATGATTTTGTACGGCTTGTTCGGATCGAAATCTCGTCGGTTGATGTTCCAAATGCATAACTGCGTCAGGTGGTCGCACCAATCCATGTGAGTTTCCATTTCATAACTCACAGCCATCACCGATCCCGAGGGACCCCAAGTTAAGCCACTCACACGAATATCTTCTTGATTGCCGTTGACGAGCACGTGAAGTTTCCGCATCTCTGAATCGGTTTTCTCAGTGGCCAGCTCATACCCGTCAAAGGCACGACTTCGAGCAGCGGCGGCTAATTCCTCCTCCATAATGGGGGTTACTTTGACCAGGAACTTCACCAATGAGGGCAAGTTAATTTGGTCTTCGTTTACTTTGGTCTCCTTAGCCTGTTCTTCGGTTTGAGATTCGGCATCTTCTCGAAGAGTCACTTGCGTTTCCACAATAACCATCTTTTGAGCCTCGGATTGGCATTCCGAATCTTTTACGGATCTCGACTTTTTCCAACATGACGGAAACTCGACAATATTCATTGCATTGCGGTCTGAAAACATGGCtggttgatgttgatgattgATAACCAATCCTTGTACAAGATCTCGAATTCTTGAATTGTCATGAAGAGTCAATTTGGCTTTCTTTACAGGTACAAGAGACACATCTAGAGCTGCGTATATGGAGACATACAAAACAAGTTGTAACTAAAAGTacacaaaaaatcaaactcaTTTTATTCAAAGCATTTCTGCGGCATTCTAAAACTATTTACTGTTGTGCACCATAAAGGCAAACGAACAGTTGTGTAATAATGTAATCTCGGTGAATTGCTGCAAGCTTCATAGCTAGTGGTACAACTGAAAAGGAAACGTAAGGGGACCGGGGGATTCATGTTCGACTGAAGTTTTTATCAAGACTAGACACAAGCTATCAGAGAACTAGTTAACGAGTGTATATGTAATTTTTGATAAACAAACCCCTTGATCTGTCTTTGCCgcatattttccaattcatGTGAACTCTTTACGGCCCATCATGAGGTCCCTTTTTCATCAGCCCTATCAGCCGTACTGGAGGCATGCACTTGTcctctctcttgctctttcctcgtcgtcctcctcgGGGGACTctcctctctgtctctctgggTTGGTTTTTTCCAAGTCCTGCCGGCTACACTCGCACACGACATACAAGAGGCATTGGAGCACGAGTACATGCAAGTGCACACAGCCTGATCTTCTGTGAATGAATCTTGCTACAAGGCACGTTGCACACAGACAGCCCGGACTCACATACGACACGGGATGAATAGATACGGGGCTAGTAGGAGGTGGAAAGCCTGCTGCTGAGTGGATCAAAATATAGATTTTGGTAGTCTGTGGACAATCATGTTGTAGTACAACCGAGTGAGCCTTAAATCCTCTCCACACTCGAAAGTAAGATGTTTGATTTTGTCTTGAAGGGCGGAACAGCCAGCCAACTGGAGAAGGATATCGGGTCCGACTTGTTCCCCGCCAACGAACATTTTTTCGGACTTGTCAACGTAAGTAAACTTCCCCATGACTTATGACTACCCTCGAAAGGGTAAACAGATTGCGGTGATAAGTGTGCAGATATCCTCTGTTCTAGTTTGGAAACACATGTTACTCGAATTCCGTGCTCCAAGCGTTGTATTTCTGCAAACCTTTCCGTGAAAAGGTCTTGGAGTACAAGGCCAAGAACAAGAGGAGCAAGGAGACCTTGCTAACTTGCTTGGCGGATCTCTTTCACTCCATCGCAACGCAAAAGAAGAGGGTCGGAACGATTGCACCGAAAAAGTTCATCGCCAGACTGCGCAAGGAGAAAGGTATGCTACAGTCTTTGAACCCATGCTGGCATTTGAATGATAACGGATCCGATGTTACTATTGTTTTCAGTGGAATTTGATAACTACATGCAACAAGATGCCCACGAGTTCCTGAACTTTCTCATCAATCACATCAACGAGACTATCATTGGTAAGAGCTCGGTCATGATCAAAGACAGCTACATGTGCTAAAGCCATGATTCATAACGAAATAATTGTTATCCGGTTAAGGTGAGGTAAAAAACAATGCCGGGTGTTTTTTTATCAGAACAATTAATCCTACGTGTTCATAAGCTCGAGGAGTTCATTTTGCTTGTTCCTTTTGCATTAGGAGAAAGAACCGTAGTTTCAGCAACGGGCAAAACCACTAATAACAACAAGACCAACGCGAATTCAGATGGTGGAGGGTCCTCTTCCAGCCATGGAACCGAGAATAAGCATACTTGGATCAATGATATCTTCCAAGGAATACTCACGAGTGAAACGAGATGCCTCAATTGTGAAACGGTTAGTTTGCCATTGTTGGATAATCGATCGAGTCTTAATGAGATCTTATGTTAACTAGGTGACGAGTAAAGATGAAGACTTTTTCGACTTGAGTATCGACATCGAGCAAAACACGTCCCTCACCAGTTGTCTACGTAATTTTAGCCGCACCGAAACACTTTGTAGTGATAATAAATTCAAATGTGATACTTGCTCAGCCTATCAAGAAGCCCAGGTAAGATATCagacggatttttttttaggtcCTTTCTTCCATGCCTTTCATGCATATCCTTGTTCATTGCAGAAATGCATGAGGGTCAAACAGTTGCCAACGATTTTAGCCTTACACTTGAAGCGCTTTAAATATATGGAACAGTTCAATCGGCACATCAAGGTGTCTCATCGCGTTGTGTTCCCTTTGGAACTTCGTCTCTTCAACACGGTTTGTgaaaaaactttattttgtATAGCAAGCATGTTCAACCTCAATATCAATTGTTGTTCTTAAAGTCGGATGATGCCGTGAATCCAGATCGAATGTACGATCTAGTAGCCGTGGTAATTCATTGTGGATCTGGTCCCAATCGGGGACATTACATTTCCATTGTCAAATCTTGTGGATTTTGGCTCATCTTCGATGATGACATTGTTGACGTAAGTGGAGTCATGGGTtcagttttgaattgatgccCAATTAAAAGATGGTATTCATCACTCTTTCCAGAAAATCGAAGCTTCGGCTATCGAGGATTTTTACGGGCTGACCACAGACATTCAAAAATCGTCAGAGACAGGATACATTCTGTTCTATCAATCCAGAGACAGCAGCAGCTAAACGCGCCACGAGATGTCAAACTTGtgcatttcaaagcaaagtcatCCATATTTATGCTTccgttcattcattttttcatttcgccACCGAAttaaaaatcatcaattttcCAACCCACATGTCCAATATATTTCGAATTTCACGCTAACCCATGCCAAAAAGGATTTGCTTTCAAGTATTCTTATCTAGGATAATTCCTATCTAGTAAGGACTATTAGGGACCTCCGAGATAAAAAGCTGAATTTCTCGGCTGTCAACAGCTCAACACCGTAGTACACCTTACAAAGTCATTGACCCAGAAGAGACAACAAGTGGATAGATGCTCAAGTAGAATTTTGAACCCAGTCAGATAGTTTGCTCATCCTTAATCAGCAGACAGGATCGGAG from Tigriopus californicus strain San Diego chromosome 3, Tcal_SD_v2.1, whole genome shotgun sequence encodes:
- the LOC131878565 gene encoding large ribosomal subunit protein eL21-like isoform X1, which encodes MTNPKGYRRGTRDMFSRAYKTKGVQHLSTYLKCYKTGDIVDVKGNGAFQKGMPHKSYHGKTGRVFNVAKHAVGIIVNKRVKGRILPKRISIRIEHVTHSKCRTDFLKRVKANEVKKRTAKEAKQPAPDCKRHAKEPIGAHVVSAKNNEPQFLAPIPYEFVA
- the LOC131878565 gene encoding large ribosomal subunit protein eL21-like isoform X2 — its product is MTNPKGYRRGTRDMFSRAYKTKGVQHLSTYLKCYKTGDIVDVKGNGAFQKGMPHKSYHGKTGRVFNVAKHAVGIIVNKRVKGRILPKRISIRIEHVTHSKCRTDFLKRVKANEVKKRTAKEAKQPAPDCKRHAKEPIGAHVVSAKNNEPQFLAPIPYEFVA
- the LOC131878563 gene encoding ubiquitin carboxyl-terminal hydrolase 46-like, giving the protein MGDLGRIWGAKLIPCARMGGTASQLEKDIGSDLFPANEHFFGLVNFGNTCYSNSVLQALYFCKPFREKVLEYKAKNKRSKETLLTCLADLFHSIATQKKRVGTIAPKKFIARLRKEKVEFDNYMQQDAHEFLNFLINHINETIIGERTVVSATGKTTNNNKTNANSDGGGSSSSHGTENKHTWINDIFQGILTSETRCLNCETVTSKDEDFFDLSIDIEQNTSLTSCLRNFSRTETLCSDNKFKCDTCSAYQEAQKCMRVKQLPTILALHLKRFKYMEQFNRHIKVSHRVVFPLELRLFNTSDDAVNPDRMYDLVAVVIHCGSGPNRGHYISIVKSCGFWLIFDDDIVDKIEASAIEDFYGLTTDIQKSSETGYILFYQSRDSSS
- the LOC131878562 gene encoding cytoplasmic dynein 2 intermediate chain 2-like codes for the protein MFSDRNAMNIVEFPSCWKKSRSVKDSECQSEAQKMVIVETQVTLREDAESQTEEQAKETKVNEDQINLPSLVKFLVKVTPIMEEELAAAARSRAFDGYELATEKTDSEMRKLHVLVNGNQEDIRVSGLTWGPSGSVMAVSYEMETHMDWCDHLTQLCIWNINRRDFDPNKPYKIIPASSCLTVVQFHPRDPAYVAAGGFTGEIYLWSVSREQDPLVANSSSMSGHREKITSLHWINATTTAEGSLRHTQLLSAALDGKMILWNIDMNTQALTPSKRFWIPAEHIPRSLNAKIRARTELGITCLDLNKEDENIILLGTEAGAVFQGSLAAILPVQGPDKESDEGPEYLDPVSVSFQPHRGRILEVRCSPFARDLFFSLGSDREIRLWSLLQPHAPVAILHSEATIPLRAQWSPFRPAVLALTSSQGQLFLYDLRQSVSRAALSVKSSERSVALPSLSSLAFNAWTPGWIGAGDAHGGTHVWKLPAPWSGTDQQTRDRLWITNLLTRLEDEEQ